CCTGGCTTCAATACCCATCAGCGTCTTCTCCCCCCCTCCGCCCCGCCTtgcaactccccccccccccccccccaccctcatatCCTTCCATCTTGAGGTTCCCAGACTCTCTCAGGCACGTGCATGTCGAACGGTAACACAGCAGCGTGTTGTTAAACAAAGCAGGTAGCAAAGGCTACCAGgggaaacaaaagaaaacaaatgcaaaaaataataTGTATAGGGGGAAGTTTTCAATGCAGTAGTTTTGTTACACGCCGTCCTCGTGATCGGATCTGGCCTCTGCTTTCCCGTCCACTGAGCTGTCATCCATCGAGTGCTCTCCATTCTCCTCCTCGTCCCTTAATGTGTCCCTGTCCGTGTCCACGCTCTTGTTCtcactctcctcctcctcctcaaacTCCTCGTCCCGCCGACCAATCTTGGCGTACGGCCCGTCTGCCTCCTTCTGCCGCTCCCTGGTGGCAGCGTCTCGCTCGTCCGTGTCGGAGTAGCCCTGGGGGGTCATTCCGCGCAGGTACACACGGTTCATGAGCAGCTCCGTGGCCTCCAGGTGGCCCTTCTCACGCGCCTCCCTCTCAGCCGCCTCGCGCTCCTCGGCCTCCCGCTTGCAGTAGGAGTAACGGTGGTTCATGTGCTGCGAATAGGAGCCTGAGTGCGAGAAGCGCTTGCCGCACTTGTCGCACTGGTAGGGCTTCTCGCCCGAGTGTAGCCGCGAGTGCTCGATCAGGTGGTGCTTGTGCTTGAAGGCCTTCTTGCAGATCTGGCACTGGTGTGGCCGTTTACCTGCAGGAacaaggagggagggagagggccTATTAGGAGGTGCCGCCTGCTGCGCCACACACGACTGCAAAATCAACACGAAAATCAAGGAGGCAAACGGAATGGACGATGAGAACGACAAGGAACACAAACAAAAGGAGaacaaaaatgaaaggaaagaGGAGCGCGGCATTGACACAGTACGGGGCACCCAGAAGGCATGGGGGCATGCACTCTCGCCGAACTGAGGAACCGGCTACAGGTGAAATTTAACATCCCTCTGGTGTATACAGTATAGTGAGGGCGTAAAGCGAACGCACTCAAAAGAACCTGCGGCAGGGACGAAGAAGGATGAAATGGGGGTCAAATGCAACGCGACACAGCACCTGGGCACGATCGCTGTGGTCACCATGTTATATTGGAtgtttggcggggggggggggggcgttggtACCGGGCTGTAGAACGGCCTACTCTGATGGAGCATAGCAGCATTGACCCTGCCAAGTCAACTTCTGAAATAAGTCCTCCTCATTGAGGCTGACTGTAGTATGGTGACACCCCCCACTCCCAACCCCTGCAGTCATTACTACTCTGAGCATCCAGCCCAGTGCGTCTGTGGATTTCTGTGGAGTTTCCATGCAAACAAGCCCTTTTGGGCAAAAGTCTGTGCTGAACATGTACCAGCCCACCCACCCACTGTTGTAGGCCACGCCCACCCACCCACTTCCTCCCCCGCCAAATTCAAACGGCGACAGCCAGCAAATTCCCTCCCTGCACGCCGCCACGGCAGCAGCGTTGCTGGGGAACACGACTGAGAGTGGGTGATGTAATACGCTGAAAGTCTGCCGCTGGGAGCGGTGGTCCAGGAGTTCGGAGGGAATCTGAAAGGCCTGGTGCATGGCGCTGCCACTGACCCATGGGCACTGCCTTTGATGAGGCTCCGCCCAGTCTGTCCGCGGAACACCGTTGGGAAAAGCTGGATACTCATTCCCACTTTTTAAATTTGCTTGGAAAGTACGGTCATGAGGCAACGGTAATGCTAACGGTAATGCTAACAGTAATGCTAACGGTAATGCTAACGGTATGCTAACAGTAATGCTAAGGCAAACATGTCATACAAGCTACggcacacagacaggctgtTATTAACTAATATgaagaaatattcatttttaagcattaaactgGGAGACACACGGCCACAGTTCACTCCCAATGCAATGTTCTTTGTGGCAAAAGAAATAATATCATAATCCCTGTCAACAGGAGAGAAACATATTCAGGGTTATAACACACAcaactgaaataaaacacaaaggaagagaaaaggtaaaaaaatgaaaaataacaaaagaaaatcaaaaaggGGTTTAGGGACACAAAACATGAAGGAGGCACGGGGTAAAACGAGTGTCTGGAACAGTATATATACCTGTGTGCTCATATTTGTGTCTTAGGAGGGAACTGCTCTTCTGGAATGTTTTGTCGCACAAGTCACACGCGTACATACCACTTTCTGTCTTCTTAATCTTCTTCCGGGACAGACAGGAGTCAGAGTCTGTCATGTCATCCAGGCCTGACATGTACTCTGCTGTGCCGTCAAGCAGCTCCCCCTATAAAATAACCAGATTCCCTCAATCCACACCTGTTAACCACATACGGGGCCACCCCAGCCCAAAAAAGGCCGGAAACCAACAGTCACCTTAGGAGCCTTAACGAGACTCAGACTCAGAAAGTCAGCTAACCAGGGCAGCAATATTAGCATTTAGCGACTTAGTATTTTGCTACTCCacacatttgcatttgaatttggcttaattttatatataaaagggtgctaattctatatttatatgttcCTCTTTCACAGAAGAGATTAACCTGATAGGCTTACTTaaattaatgggggggggggggatcatcaTATTAGAGGGTCACAATAATAAGAGGCCTTTGTGGGGTATATTGCAACAGTCTTCTAATTTTCAACCGGTAATGATTAAATCATGAGGTGCACTAACAGAACAGAAATTGGGACGCACTCAGTGTCCTCGTTAGAAGTAAAGGCTTTGGCCTGACTGAGATTCCTGAAATGTAGCGACGCTGAGGTTTAAGGAGACGGGACCATCGCTCCACAATCAATTTGAGCTAAATGCCCATAGCTGTATTCTTTAAATCTAATTTAATAACTTAGGAAGGGAAACATTATGaatactttcttttttttaatcgaAATGGCACTATGTTAAACAGCCCTTAGCATACTGCAGTAATGAACACCGATACGCTacattattaatccctgtgTTGAAACTCATTTTTCGCTTTTTTCTTTGTAGAAATagaacagaacaaaaacattgGTGGGGATGAAGCATTAAGGAGAGGCTGAACATTCATGGCCAAtcaacaacatgaggagacccTGCAAAACAtgtggtgcgttccatttgaactgggCAGTCGGAATTTTCCGAGTTCCTAGTAGGACATTTCAactggaaccccccccccgaagtCAAATTTCCGACTCGGAAAGTTGGAAAAACCTCAGCAGCTCCGATCTCAAAAGATGGCTGCGCActtcatcaacagaagtgaaagctgtagctatatacattttattggcatTCATGTCTTTTTTGTGTCTCATTAAATCAGTCAAAcaaaatattattcttattatccTACCGCtttctgtggacatgttgctgcGTTGCCTTATTTGGTATTGCTAACAATTTCTAACAATGAACTTGGGTAGAACTGGTACCGCTAAATGGCTTTCCTGCTTTTTTGCACTGAAATGCGGTTAACTTGGGTGTGACATCATTCTCAGCTCTGACTTCCAACCTCCAAGGTAAATAGAATGCAATATTGGACACATGGACATCCCAGCACCCAGGATGGAGTCTGGATGGGGACTGCCCTTTGCCCTCAATGATTCTGTAGGGCAGATAACATCAGAAACCCCAAAAGCACCAATTATGCAATGGTACCCCAAACAAGGGCGCTCTGGGTGGCTAAATGGTATGAGCTCACTGTCCTACAGGTGCACGACCGGGACAGACTGCAGTGAATGCACAGGGAGTCTGGCGGCTCACTTACTTGGAAACCTTGTTTGCGCTGGTATTTCCTCCTCTGTTGCATTTCGGCAAAAGTAGGCGCTCCCGTTGCATACGTGTAAGTCATGTGTGGCAGGAAGCTCATGGGGTCCAGCCCTGGGTATGGCCTCAGGCCTGGGATGCTGGCCTGAACTGGGGGCATGAAAGTGGCAGGAGGAAAGGCGCCCTGAGGTGGAATCGATGTGTACAGAGGCTTGGCACTGAAGGGGTTAATACTGAAAATGGGGTTAGTGCTTTTGTCAAGGTGGCCGTTGTTGGAGTTGGCAAACTCTTTTTTTAAGTATGCCAAGTTCAAAGGCTCCTCCAAGTGCTTGCGTGGGGAGGACACATTGTTGTTGTGCTCGATGGTGACACTGTTGGGATTCAGCTGGTTTTTCACAGTCACAATACGTTTAGTTTCCTTCATGAGTTTTGGCAGGGACAGGTCCAATGGCTCAGCCTGAAGGTCCTCCGAAGTGAAGCTGTTTGGAGTGTACGAGCTGCTGTGGGAGTTTTTTGATGACGTGGAAGAGAGGTTCAAAGGCGAAGGAGTGTTGCTGCGCGAGTGGTCCAATTTCTCGCCTGTCGGCTTGCCACCAGCAAATTGGGCAGTTTTTGAAAGCCTGAGGGGAGTGTCACAGCTGTTGATGTTGTTGTGGAGCTCGGCTACTGCTGGTGATGTGATGCGGTCAGCCGGCTTGACCAGGGACACTGGGGACCGGGCCACCATTGGGTCTTTAGCGGGAGTGTGGTTGGTGGCAGCCAGCGCCACCTCCCTGTTGTGCCGCTCCAGAGGTGGGGTCCTGGGGTCCCCATATTGGTAGACCTTCCGCTGCTCGAACCATTCCTTCACAAATTCCTGAGGAAGGCCCACTGCAATGGAGATCTTGAGCAGCTCCTCAGAGTTGGGCTCCATATTCATGGCAAAGTATGCCTTGAGCACCGACATGTGGTCCTTGTAGGGGTTGATGTGGCTCGTCAGTCCTTTCTCAGAAAGCATGGAGGACAGCAGTAGGGTGTGTTTGTCTGGAAATGGGCCTGGCTTGTTGGGAGTCAGGTTATCGTTTGGCTGGAGGACTGCCTTGATCTCCTCGTTCATCTTGCACAGATATCGCTCATGCTGGTGCAAGGGAATTGGCCCAGGGAAGGTCTCTTTGCAGTACTGGCAGGAGAATGGCGTGAAGAGGACATTGTTTTCATGAGTTTTGTCCTCCGTACCTAAATCTAACATGTGATTGGATTTCTCCTTTTTGATATTGCTAATTTGTCTCTTTGAGTCCGTGGTCAAGCTCTGCAGGCAAGCTTTGGCTTCATTCACCTTCTCCAACGTGTAGTCAATGATGCTCTTAGTGGCACCATTGTGGCTGACGACCGGAAGACCGGTTGGGGGAACCCCAGGGGGTGTCAGGCCCTGCTTCTGCTCCTCCATCTGAGAGCCGAGCTCTTTCATGAAGGCCTTGATCTTTGAGAGCTCCTCGGGCTTGCAGTCCATTTTCTGTCGGCACACAGTATTGTCCACGATCTGGAGAACCTTATGCACCTCGCTCATGTTGTTCCCCAGCCCTGGGTATCCAAGGAGCTGAGAGTCCATTCCGATCCCCAGGTTCTGCAAAGGGCTATGAGCAGAGCCATGAACTCCTAGAGGGCTGCCTCCCCCAATCCCTCCATTTATGAAGGGCCCGGGGCCTCCAAACCCATGAGAGGCCATCATGAGTTTATAGTCACTGAAGTCCTGTGGCTCCATCTTTATGTTCATGTGGGCTGGCTGGTCCGGAAGCCCAAGAGGCTTGCCATTCTCCAGCTTGTGCCTCAGCTGTGTGATGGCCGAGTTAGTGGGCGAGGAGGATGCCGACGTCGGCGAGGAGCCAGCCTTGGCGCCGCCGCCGCGCACACGCCCGTTGACAGCAATGAGGCCGATGCACTTCTTGCTGCTGATATGGGAGCTGTAGGAGCCGGAATGGGAGAAGCGCTTCTTGCAGTTGGAGCATTCGTATGGCTTCTCGCCTGGGGGGAGACACACAGGTCACGGGATTACCACCTTAACGTACCTGAACGTTGGCAAGCAGTCAACAGTCATGTGGTAGCTGCTAAGATCTTAATAAAGGTCTCAAGATGTCATGCATATATAATGCAGTGATATTCTGAGCATTCCCTTAAGTATGTGCACCTGACTAAATCATGACACTGAAATGCTGAACTCTAAAGGCCTAGAATCAGTACGGATAAACCCCTCCTGCTTCGGTAAGTCCCGTCAAGTTCATGACAAGTTCTCTAAATCAGGGTAATGAATATTCAAAAGGGCACAGAGTCCCTTTCCCGCCCCCTGGCTACCCACCGCTGTGGATCCGCAGGTGCTCCTTCAGATGGTGTTTGTATTTGAAGGCCTTTCCGCATTCTGTGCACTTGAACTTGCGGTTGCCAGCTCCCGGATTCAGCAGTTGGTGCTGTGTTAGAGAAGGTATTTACAATGAGATCCAAGCCGACATTTCGAGGGTATGCACTCTGCTGGCGATGATAACCGGCCCGGTGCAAGCATAGGCCAAATGGTGCTCTCCGCGGCAGGCCGCCCTGGTTTCCTGCTCTTGATGTTGGTGAGGGAGCTGCCGATAACGGCACGGACCATGCACCTTTTTCATTTCCGGCCTCACTGACTACACAAGCATGCCTTTGTGATTCAACGGccggataaaaaaaaaatcacaaaaggaTCCCCCTTTTAAGAAGTTCCCTTGATTAGAAACTGCAATCTAACATTGTTTTATTAATTAGAGGCAATCACTGGGGTGACACTGCAATTCTTTCACAGGTTATCCAACCAGTCGTGTAAAGCAAACATAATTCcacataaaacaaaacatttgtgCCGACCGGAAATGAAGAAATCACCTACAAATTTGATGCAGGTTGTGTTAATATCCCAATAGGGCTCATAAGCGTGAGTCTCCCACGTTCCCGCTGGAAACGAGTGACCCAGAATGAAACCATAACGCTGAGAGCCACAACAATGGTGGCGTCAGCGCAAGGCTGCATGCCGGGCGTGCCCAATTAATGCCGAGTGGGAGGTGGGTATGTTAAGCGGTCAGGGGACACAAAAGCTCTCTGAGGCGTGGGGGAAGCCGGCCCCCTGATCCAGCACGACAACTGCTGGGGTGTGAGCAACTCTGCCCACATTCCTGGGGAGACAGATGGCATTGCACGGGGGGGACACAGGCAGGGTTTGTTCAAACAGCAGCCATCTTCAGAGATCAAGCGGGATCGGGGGCCGCCCAGCGCCCAGCGAGggacccccaaccccccccccccgactcgaCATAAACAAACAGCAACAGCTGCTTGGGCTGCACGCCGCCTCCCTCTGTGGTCCCCGGTAAACTTTCTTAGTGCCGCCGCTAATACGATACAATCGCTCTCCTTTACTAATTGCAAATGCCACAAGCAAATGAGGGGATTTTTCAACAATGGGCCGGCCTCCTCCCCGCCTGCCCGCCAGCCCTCCCTGCCGGGCACGATACGTGCCACCGGAGCCGAGCCCCCATTGTTCACCTCTGATTAGCCGCTAGTTAAGGACCTGCTAAATATCCGTCCTGTGTATTAATAACACCTAATGATCTCAGGCACATTCCATGAATAAGGAGTGGACAAATGGAATTTAAAATACGCTCAAATATATTTATCAAGTGCTAACGATCAAAGCCAGGACAGCATGTGTAAGAATATGCATTCTAGAATTATGTTTTGGCGTTGTGATGGCAGGAAACATACCTTGATGGgctattataattattaaactGCATGAGATTTGACTgacttaatttcttttttttgtgatttttttttttaatttaaaaaaagatattgatctttctgtttttataatGGAATGAAGCCATGTCAGAGTAGCTAGTAGAAACAGAAGTGTCACGTGACGGATAACGTAACGAGTGACAGGCTGTCTCATCCAATCAGCTATGGTATGTCTGCTGGTCACGGGCACACTCAGTTTCGCTCTGGCATGGTATGCATCATAGTATAAAGCAGGGCAGTCGTTCAGGAAAGTGAAGGAATAAACAAACACTTAAGTCATTTAAGGATTAGGACAGGAGATCACCAGAGAGGCCATCTGCTCACGGTTAAACCTCCCTGGTGGAGGGAGGCGAGcagaaaggtgggggggggggacaccttGTATGCTATCTGGGGGTGGGTAGGGTAGGGTTGGCTTGCAAAAATCTGAGGAGGAATCACTGGTTTTCAGTAAAAGATGTGGGAAATTGGATGTTAAAATAGGTCACAAGGCACAGCCATTTCGCTGACCGGATTCCTGGTCGAGCCCTCATAGGACCTATGGGGGATTGCAGctcagtctgggggggggggtgtgtgtcaGGATTTACTCATCGCAGGCCAGCCAAAAAAGGGCCAAGCAGGCTTCACTCTGATACGAGTCCATCCTAGTGCTCACCCCTGCCAGCCTCGCTCATAGGTCAGGCAGGCAGGCCGGGACATTAGAGGCACACTTCTATAAACCGGGGCTGCGAACTATAGTGAaattaaggtgggggggggggctattttgCTCAGATATAAAGCCTTATAGTCATGTTTGTGGCTGGGAAATGATTTGATTAAAACAAAATGCTACATTATATCAAAGGAGGCCATTGGAAAAAGCATTTGGGCCTCAGTTAAAAGCATTACCATTTAAGGACGTGCATCTTCAAAACAACATggaaataacaataataactaaGCCTTTGAGAGGCGGGGCCCCGCTCACCTGGTCGCGGGCTGGTTTGTGCGTGGCCATGTGCCGCTCCAGCTGGGTGCGGTAGGCAAATGTGTAACTACACAGGGGGCAGGAGAAGCTCTCCTCGTTCTTCTCGTGCCGGTACTTGATGTGCTCCTTCAGCGACGTCAGCCGCTTGTAACCGCGGTCGCAGTAGGGGCACGTCAACAGTTGGGCAAAAGCATCTGGAGTTCCAGGTGGCAGGTCTGCGGAGGGGACATGGAGGAgccgggggggcagggggggaacggtggggggggcgggagagCGGGCCAAAAGGTCAGTGAATCAATGGCAGCTAATGGGCGTGATGCCCGGAGTGGTATGGGAGGTATCCGTGCAATCTGCTCTGCAGAGCGGAGCCCGCCGAGGCTGGCAGCCGTGCCCCGACATGCACacgcgcgtgcacacacacacacacacacagacacacacacacacacgcgcacacacacagacacatacacacacacacacacgcgcgtgcgtgcacacacacacacacacacacacgcgcacacagacacatacacacacggacacacacatacacacacagacacacacacgcgcacacacacacagacacacacacacatggacacacacacacacggacacacacacacgcaaacgcacacacacatggacacacatgtttgtgttcatatctttgtggggactatacattcatttaaatgggaaaaaccttaatcccaacaatgacaacacTAACCCTttaccagccctaaccttacccataagtaaccaaacaaaatactagacttttggcatttttaattttttgattgcagtgacagattttaataaaattgaatttatcCTTGTGAACAGCAGAGGTGGTCCCCACGACATCAATATAACAGGTTTTATcaattgtggggaccaaatgtacaTGACCCACGTGcactcacacactgacacacatatacactcacagacacacagacaaatgaACACttgcacactgacacacatgtacacaaacagacacaaacagcCTTCTATTCCGTGACAGCATGATCAGAGTCCAGAAATGTGCACCTTTGTTAGACATGTGGTTTTATTCACATAACATAACAATAACAGACCTTCACATGGCTATGATCAAATTATTTCATAGACAGGTGATTTTCACACACTTTAACAAAAAAAGCTTCATAAAAACACTACATAAGCAGTAGACACAACACAATGCATTAtctataaaatattaaaatctgACTTTATGACCTGCTCACTTGTCTTCTCCATTCAGGGGTCCAGCTTTAACAATTGCTGATGTTGAATCCCTCAAATTACCAAACGTCTCTGATTGGGTCATTGGCCATTTTTCACACTTTCATCACTTATGAAGTATGCGTCATAAATCCAATTCACTTCAATGCCGTCTTTTCCCCTGGGGATTTTGGGGGTGTACTATCGGGTTTCGGGCCCTAACAGCTGCTACCAAGCACCAAAGGTAAACACAGAGACATTCGGCGAATCTGCAAACGCAACAGCTGCCCGGGTCTCCGGCAGGCCGCTCCGCTGCACTCCCTGCATTCTTACCATTTTCCTCCAGCCCGTTGGCCTCGGGCGTGCCCAGGCGAGACAGTTCCTCCGGGGCTTCTGGGTAAATGATGGCGGTGTCGCCCCGCTGCAGGTACTCGGCGATGCTGACCACGTGGCTCTCACCGTCCTCTAGCTTCCGCTTGACAAAGAAGTCGTCAAAGTCCGGAGGGCAGTCGGCGCTCTTTACTGTGAAGacggaaggagggagggagagaggaagaaacatcatcatcattaacCACTGGGTTTTGGGGGATTTCCTGTCTAGCAACTCCAAAGGGCAGTTGGCATTGTTCACTGAGAAGATGAAAGAAAGTAGAAAAGTCAttaacagaaaatatttttttacccCTAGGTTTTTCAGGATTTCCTAAAAAGaaaaccaataataataataataataataataataataataacacatttGAATTTTTAGGAGGTGAAGAATAAAACCCTTTAGAGCGATGTGGTGAGTGTACACTTTACAATGTTACCCTGTCAGAAAACGCCCACGAACATCAGAAATCCCCGGACAAGCACCATCCCGGATGGTAGAAAAGCTCTCAAAGATAAACCTTTCTGCTTTAAACATATTACCAGTTACGGCACAAACGCTTACATGGAAATCACATTTGCACGGCCTGCCAATTCCACCTCTCCATTCTCATAGTTCAAATTATGTGAAATTTGATTACGATGCTTAAATGATAAATCTTTTAAGGCAGATCTAATTCCTGATATTCAGTTCAAGCCAGTCAGAAACCATTTTTTATTTACGTTTTatcataaattaattttatttattctttttttatttaaatttttcttttttggcaaTTCTGGTTTACGGAAGACAGGCCAAAATGTGTAAGATGTACAAACAGGCCATGggttaaaaacaaagaaaaacaggaaatgagatACGTGGAAGTGCAGGAAGGGTGATGAAGACGTGGTCGTATCTCGGAATGTCCCCTACGTTTTCTCGTGCTCAGGAAGCTTGGAGCGGTAGGAAATTGAGATAGCTTCACGTAATCATGAACAGCGCAAGCACCCATTAGGCGGGAAATGACAGGGCTTGGTGGCACAGGCTGATTGCGGCCCAAACACCGCCAACCTGGAAAAGCCACTTCCGGTCTCCTTGATAACAtagcattttttccccatttagaTGCACAACGGCTGCTGTTACTAATCCAAAcatgacggggggggggcagaaaaaaAGGTAGCATTTTACACGGTGGTGCTTTACGTTTACTAGACGCCAATTAATTTGACGGCTTTCTCGACGGGCACAAAGGTAATCTTCACACGCTGGTGCTTTGTGGTCTGTAAACATTTTACGGTCCAATCTGCAAAAGGTCAAGTTGGGAGGATTATGTCACCATCGAGAAGTAACTAGAAAATGTCAGAGCATGTGGAATCGTGGGGAAGGTGGAGACTTTCGCCATGCGGCATGGCCCATACCCACAATGCTCCATTCTCGGTACAGCGGTGATGGGGAGACAGCCCGACCATCCCGCTCCACTATTTCCCACCGGTGGTTTGGGAAAGTCAATATCGTAAGGTTTTGCTGCCAACGCCTCTGAGAGCACACGAGCCAGACAAATCAAAtttgcacaaatctgattgtGCAATGAGCTACAATCTGTGATGTCGGCCGCGTCCCGCGACTAAGAAAACATGCCGAGATGCTCCCCCCCCCGCGTGTGACGGAAATCTCAAATGGGACGCAGCGTGGACTGTATGTGTTTCTCATTAGGGGAATTACATCGATTGACTAACACCTAGGCTGCCGCAGCGGCGGCCACGTAACGCAAACACTCTGCTGCTCAGGCAAAAACATCAGAGCCTCAATGGAAcatcacatttattttatttctatggAAACCAAACTACTCTCCAGAAAAAAAGAGTGTCAGGAAGCCCAAGGGATAGGGGAGTCGGAGGAGCAGTTTGCATGCCGTGGCGGCCTTTCACAGGGGCGTCTGTGTGGCCAGTCAGCCGCGGCCTGGATGATATCATGAGGGGGAAGTTTAATTCCCACGAGGCTGGTGGGCGGAAATCAGTTTTGCCCGCTTAATTAGATATGGCAGGTAGGATTCAGGTTTGTACGTCTCCAACAGGCCACAGAGGAGAATAAACACATGCGCAAATGTACATACATAAACCCCTCCCCCCTGGTCAAAGATACACAAACTCCACCCCGTTCCAGAAACACGCTTAGCTCTGCCCGACGTGTCTAGAGATAGAGGGAGACTCACCTGTACCATTTCCTAGTTCCTGTACGGGCTCTTCAGTCTCCATGGGGCCGTAATCATCCTTCATATCATCTGAGGGGGGGAAACAGAGATGGGAAGGATTAAGAGTCAGAACAAATGAGACAAACCAACATC
This window of the Paramormyrops kingsleyae isolate MSU_618 chromosome 1, PKINGS_0.4, whole genome shotgun sequence genome carries:
- the LOC111849484 gene encoding zinc finger E-box-binding homeobox 2-like isoform X1, translated to MKQQIMADGPRCKRRKQANPRRKNAVLNYENVVETGSETDEDDRPLVPEEDSLLNGDSSPAGLTHPEASPRAGHAPSHRDDEDEDARDGGPELPWHDSDVLQVSLDGTDDMKDDYGPMETEEPVQELGNGTVKSADCPPDFDDFFVKRKLEDGESHVVSIAEYLQRGDTAIIYPEAPEELSRLGTPEANGLEENDLPPGTPDAFAQLLTCPYCDRGYKRLTSLKEHIKYRHEKNEESFSCPLCSYTFAYRTQLERHMATHKPARDQHQLLNPGAGNRKFKCTECGKAFKYKHHLKEHLRIHSGEKPYECSNCKKRFSHSGSYSSHISSKKCIGLIAVNGRVRGGGAKAGSSPTSASSSPTNSAITQLRHKLENGKPLGLPDQPAHMNIKMEPQDFSDYKLMMASHGFGGPGPFINGGIGGGSPLGVHGSAHSPLQNLGIGMDSQLLGYPGLGNNMSEVHKVLQIVDNTVCRQKMDCKPEELSKIKAFMKELGSQMEEQKQGLTPPGVPPTGLPVVSHNGATKSIIDYTLEKVNEAKACLQSLTTDSKRQISNIKKEKSNHMLDLGTEDKTHENNVLFTPFSCQYCKETFPGPIPLHQHERYLCKMNEEIKAVLQPNDNLTPNKPGPFPDKHTLLLSSMLSEKGLTSHINPYKDHMSVLKAYFAMNMEPNSEELLKISIAVGLPQEFVKEWFEQRKVYQYGDPRTPPLERHNREVALAATNHTPAKDPMVARSPVSLVKPADRITSPAVAELHNNINSCDTPLRLSKTAQFAGGKPTGEKLDHSRSNTPSPLNLSSTSSKNSHSSSYTPNSFTSEDLQAEPLDLSLPKLMKETKRIVTVKNQLNPNSVTIEHNNNVSSPRKHLEEPLNLAYLKKEFANSNNGHLDKSTNPIFSINPFSAKPLYTSIPPQGAFPPATFMPPVQASIPGLRPYPGLDPMSFLPHMTYTYATGAPTFAEMQQRRKYQRKQGFQGELLDGTAEYMSGLDDMTDSDSCLSRKKIKKTESGMYACDLCDKTFQKSSSLLRHKYEHTGKRPHQCQICKKAFKHKHHLIEHSRLHSGEKPYQCDKCGKRFSHSGSYSQHMNHRYSYCKREAEEREAAEREAREKGHLEATELLMNRVYLRGMTPQGYSDTDERDAATRERQKEADGPYAKIGRRDEEFEEEEESENKSVDTDRDTLRDEEENGEHSMDDSSVDGKAEARSDHEDGV
- the LOC111849484 gene encoding zinc finger E-box-binding homeobox 2-like isoform X3 encodes the protein MKQQIMADGPRCKRRKQANPRRKNAVLNYENVVETGSETDEDDRPLVPEEDSLLNGDSSPAGLTHPEASPRAGHAPSHRDDEDEDARDGGPELPWHDSDVLQVSLDGTDDMKDDYGPMETEEPVQELGNGTVKSADCPPDFDDFFVKRKLEDGESHVVSIAEYLQRGDTAIIYPEAPEELSRLGTPEANGLEENDLPPGTPDAFAQLLTCPYCDRGYKRLTSLKEHIKYRHEKNEESFSCPLCSYTFAYRTQLERHMATHKPARDQHQLLNPGAGNRKFKCTECGKAFKYKHHLKEHLRIHSGEKPYECSNCKKRFSHSGSYSSHISSKKCIGLIAVNGRVRGGGAKAGSSPTSASSSPTNSAITQLRHKLENGKPLGLPDQPAHMNIKMEPQDFSDYKLMMASHGFGGPGPFINGGIGGGSPLGVHGSAHSPLQNLGIGMDSQLLGYPGLGNNMSEVHKVLQIVDNTVCRQKMDCKPEELSKIKAFMKELGSQMEEQKQGLTPPGVPPTGLPVVSHNGATKSIIDYTLEKVNEAKACLQSLTTDSKRQISNIKKEKSNHMLDLGTEDKTHENNVLFTPFSCQYCKETFPGPIPLHQHERYLCKMNEEIKAVLQPNDNLTPNKPGPFPDKHTLLLSSMLSEKGLTSHINPYKDHMSVLKAYFAMNMEPNSEELLKISIAVGLPQEFVKEWFEQRKVYQYGDPRTPPLERHNREVALAATNHTPAKDPMVARSPVSLVKPADRITSPAVAELHNNINSCDTPLRLSKTAQFAGGKPTGEKLDHSRSNTPSPLNLSSTSSKNSHSSSYTPNSFTSEDLQAEPLDLSLPKLMKETKRIVTVKNQLNPNSVTIEHNNNVSSPRKHLEEPLNLAYLKKEFANSNNGHLDKSTNPIFSINPFSAKPLYTSIPPQGAFPPATFMPPVQASIPGLRPYPGLDPMSFLPHMTYTYATGAPTFAEMQQRRKYQRKQGFQGELLDGTAEYMSGLDDMTDSDSCLSRKKIKKTESGKRPHQCQICKKAFKHKHHLIEHSRLHSGEKPYQCDKCGKRFSHSGSYSQHMNHRYSYCKREAEEREAAEREAREKGHLEATELLMNRVYLRGMTPQGYSDTDERDAATRERQKEADGPYAKIGRRDEEFEEEEESENKSVDTDRDTLRDEEENGEHSMDDSSVDGKAEARSDHEDGV